In Caloranaerobacter sp. TR13, a single window of DNA contains:
- a CDS encoding cytidine deaminase, whose amino-acid sequence MTMTNEELIKKAASVIKPKKVGDFSIGDVGCALVTDKNNIYLGVCIDTGSGMGFCAEHNAIGSMITAGEYKIKKIVAVWKDDKGDVFILSPCGRCREFMRQINEENLETDVILDKNKIVKLKELLPYYNWFHKIKTKNKKF is encoded by the coding sequence ATGACTATGACAAATGAAGAACTAATCAAAAAAGCAGCATCCGTTATTAAACCAAAGAAAGTTGGAGATTTTTCTATTGGAGATGTTGGCTGCGCATTAGTAACAGATAAAAACAATATCTATCTGGGAGTTTGTATAGATACTGGCTCAGGAATGGGATTTTGTGCAGAACATAATGCAATAGGTTCAATGATTACTGCTGGAGAATATAAAATCAAAAAAATAGTTGCTGTTTGGAAAGATGATAAAGGTGATGTTTTTATCCTTTCACCTTGCGGAAGATGTCGTGAATTTATGCGCCAAATAAATGAGGAAAATCTAGAAACAGATGTAATTTTAGACAAAAACAAAATTGTAAAATTGAAAGAGTTACTTCCTTATTATAATTGGTTTCATAAAATTAAAACTAAGAATAAGAAGTTTTGA